Sequence from the Thermus tengchongensis genome:
CACCAAGGTCTTATAGGTTCCCCCGGTGGCGAGAAGCCGAAAGCCAAGGCCTAAGAGCCCCTCGGCAAAGGGCACCAGCCCCCGCTTATCGGAAACGGAAAGAAGCGCCCACATAAGGCGCATTCTACCGGCTACACTAAGGAGGATGAGCATCTACGAGGCCATCAAGGCGACCATCAAGGAGGCCATGAAGGCCCGGGACCAAAAGACCCTGGACTTCGCCCGGGTGGTGAAGGCGGAGCTGGACCGGAAGGGGGACGGCAAGCCCCTGCCCGACGCCGAGGCGGTGAAGGTGCTGAAGGCGCTGAGGGAGATCGCCCTGGAGCAGGGGAACCAGTTTGAGGTGGAGTTTTTGGACCGCTTCCTGCCAAAGGAGATGAGCGAGGAGGAGATCGAAGCCTGGATCCGAGAAAACATCGACTTTTCCCAGTTCAAAACCCCCCTGGCGGCCATCGGCGCGGTCACCAAGGCCTTGGGCCCCAGGGCCCCCGGGGAGAAGGTGCGCCGGGTCATCGAGCGCTTAACGCGATGAGCCCCTGGGAGCGCATCCTCATCGAGGAGATCCTCTCTGAGCCCGTGCGCCTGGTGCGCGAGCGGGTGCGCACCCACACCGGCAGGGAGCTCACCTACATCTACCGCCCTGGGCCGGTGGCGGCAAGCTTTGTCCTGCCTGTAACCGAAAGGGCCACCGCCCTCCTCATCCGCCAGTACCGCCACCCCACGGGCAAGTTCCTCCTGGAGATCCCCGCGGGCAAGGTGGATCCTGGGGAAACCCCCTTGGAGGCCGCCCAAAGGGAGCTTTTGGAGGAGGTGGGTGCTGAGGCCAAGCGGTTCTTCCCCCTTCCCCCCTTCCACCCCCAGCCCTCCTTCACCGCGGTGGTCTTCCACCCCTTCCTGGCCCTTCAGGCGCAGGTAGTGGCCAGGCCAGCCCTCGAGGACGGGGAGCTTTTGGAAACCGTGGAACTCCCCCTTCCCGAGGTTTACCGCCTCCTGGAGACAGGGGAAATCCAGGACGCCTCCACCGCCCTCACCCTTTTCTACGCCCGCCCCCACCTGGAAGCCGAAGGCCTCCTGTAATACCCCCCACTCTGCCCTCGCCTGGACGATCCCCTTGAACCCCTATGGGGCACGATGGAGGGGGAAGGGGCATAAAAAGCCCTGTTCGGATGCATAAAACGCGCCTGGGAAAGAGGCCGGGGGCTTGATAGACTGGCCCCGTATGAAGCCCAGCATCCACACTCCGCTTCCCGGTCCCAAGGCCAAGGCCCTCCTGGAAAGGGGGCAGGCAATCCTCTCCCCCTCTTATATCCGCCCCTACCCCTTCGTCCCCGCCCGGGGGCAAGGGGTGTTCCTGGAGGACGTGGACGGCAACGTCTTCCTGGACTTCATGGCGGGGATCGCCGTGAACACCACCGGCTATGCCCACCCCAAGGTGTTGGAGGCGGTAAGGGCCCAGGCGGAGCGCTTCGCCCACGTTTGTTTCTCCGACTTCACCCATGAGCCCACCCTCTCCCTGGCAGAGCGGCTGGCCGAGAAGCTGGGCGGCGGCTACCGGGTCTTCTTCGGCAACTCCGGCACCGAGGGCATCGAGGCGGCCATCAAGCTGGTGCGCCACCACACGGGCAGGCCCTACCTCCTGGCCTTCACCGGGGCCTTCCACGGCAGGAGCCTGGGTGCCCTCTCCCTCACCGCCAGCAAAAGCGCCTACCGCAAGGGTTTCTCCCCTCTCCTTCCCGGGGTGGTGCACGTGCCCTTCCCCAACCCCTTCCGCCCGCCCCTGGGGGCAAGGCCGGAAGAGGTGGGCGAGGCGGTCCTGGCGCACCTGGAGCACCTCTTCCGCACGGTCTTGCCCCCGGAGGAGGTGGCCGCCTTCTTCCTGGAACCCATCCAGGGGGAAGGGGGCTACCTGGTGCCGCCCCCGGGCTTCATCCCCAAGCTCAAGGCCCTCCTGGAGCGGCACGGCATCCTCCTGGTGGCCGACGAGGTCCAGACGGGGGCCGGGCGCACGGGCCTTTTCTTCGCCTTGGAACACGAAGGGGTGCAGGCGGACGTGTACGTTCTGGCCAAGGGCCTGGCCTCCGGCTACCCCTTGAGCGCCCTCCTCTTCCGGGAGGAGCT
This genomic interval carries:
- a CDS encoding GatB/YqeY domain-containing protein — protein: MSIYEAIKATIKEAMKARDQKTLDFARVVKAELDRKGDGKPLPDAEAVKVLKALREIALEQGNQFEVEFLDRFLPKEMSEEEIEAWIRENIDFSQFKTPLAAIGAVTKALGPRAPGEKVRRVIERLTR
- a CDS encoding NUDIX domain-containing protein, whose product is MSPWERILIEEILSEPVRLVRERVRTHTGRELTYIYRPGPVAASFVLPVTERATALLIRQYRHPTGKFLLEIPAGKVDPGETPLEAAQRELLEEVGAEAKRFFPLPPFHPQPSFTAVVFHPFLALQAQVVARPALEDGELLETVELPLPEVYRLLETGEIQDASTALTLFYARPHLEAEGLL
- a CDS encoding acetyl ornithine aminotransferase family protein; translation: MKPSIHTPLPGPKAKALLERGQAILSPSYIRPYPFVPARGQGVFLEDVDGNVFLDFMAGIAVNTTGYAHPKVLEAVRAQAERFAHVCFSDFTHEPTLSLAERLAEKLGGGYRVFFGNSGTEGIEAAIKLVRHHTGRPYLLAFTGAFHGRSLGALSLTASKSAYRKGFSPLLPGVVHVPFPNPFRPPLGARPEEVGEAVLAHLEHLFRTVLPPEEVAAFFLEPIQGEGGYLVPPPGFIPKLKALLERHGILLVADEVQTGAGRTGLFFALEHEGVQADVYVLAKGLASGYPLSALLFREELASWRPGAHGTTFGGQAVSAAAAHATLDLLEGGLMENAAQVGAFLLQELRGMQARYPFLGDVRGRGLMIGLDFGTPEEERPDLRDKAVELAFQKGLLLLPAGPSALRIAPPLVLTREEAAMGLEILEAVFRSL